The Xylocopa sonorina isolate GNS202 chromosome 17, iyXylSono1_principal, whole genome shotgun sequence genome includes a region encoding these proteins:
- the LOC143431168 gene encoding dynein axonemal heavy chain 7, with product MECVKCKSREAKRKQWESAETYTGKRLKVEHFRRFMVGLIVKPQLSGSRIDLSNDEDVNRYYNYICNGVDTVHTVEIQDDVVEEIFDLVPYHLRDRFGYLAESLLIEIKETFTRDIKRAILKYALQDPPESYLSEGETSQKLLKIKHVLPGLTAQVQKCRQYLGDNLFLINPCMKQTLDTWTSKFG from the exons ATGGAATGCGTGAAATGTAAATCGAGGGAGGCGAAACGGAAGCAATGGGAATCTGCAGAAACTTATACAGGAAAGCGATTGAAAGTGGAACACTTTCGTAG GTTTATGGTCGGTTTAATCGTGAAACCTCAGCTTTCGGGATCACGAATTGATTTAAGTAACGACGAGGACGTAAATCGGTATTACAATTACATTTGCAATGGGGTTGACACCGTTCACACGGTGGAAATTCAAGACGACGTTGTAGAGGAAATATTCGATTTGGTCCCGTACCATTTGAGGGATCGATTCGGTTACCTCGCGGAAAGTTTGCTGATCGAGATCAAAGAGACCTTCACCAGGGATATTAAAAGGGCGATACTGAAGTACGCGCTTCAAGATCCACCAGAGAGCTATTTATCCGAG GGAGAAACGAGTCAGAAGCTGTTGAAAATAAAGCATGTTCTACCTGGTTTAACGGCTCAGGTTCAAAAATGCCGTCAGTATTTAGGAGATAATTTATTTTTGATTAATCCGTGCATGAAACAGACCTTGGACACCTGGACCAGTAAATTTGGGTAG
- the Mefts gene encoding elongation factor Ts, mitochondrial yields the protein MISRQFFRSIHTSYVLCYTSKKTLLSKLRKKTGYTFINCKKALETNDNNLEKAEQWLKEQAQAQGWDKAMKLQSRLTCQGLIAMVKNDNYGALVEINCETDFVARNKKFHDLAEIIVSTVLKHGMTIEQNSLINKTMLHRESINELCASDGKSLADHSALTIGSVGENINIRRALFMSVQPGVHLYGCTHPTPVNPVPPSFGRYGALIALKSEERKEILGLQLCQHVIGMNPVKVGDPRVDFPAENIDDELVMLYQEFLLDPSVSVQQLLQNEQVEILDFVRFEMGEIVEDRQTLDSVETCG from the exons ATGATTTCACGTCAATTCTTTCGCTCGATACACACAAGTTATGTGCTCTGTTATACCTCGAAGAAAACGTTATTGAGTAAGTTACGCAAGAAGACCGGATATACATTCATAAACTGCAAAAAGGCTTTGGAGACAAATGACAATAACCTGGAAAAA GCGGAACAGTGGCTAAAGGAACAGGCTCAGGCGCAGGGATGGGATAAAGCGATGAAGCTACAATCTAGATTAACTTGCCAAGGATTGATAGCAATGGTGAAGAATGATAATTATGGAGCACTTGTTGAAATTAACTGCGAGACAGACTTTGTCGCAAGAAATAAAAAGTTCCACGATCTAGCAGAAATTATAGTTTCCACTGTGCTGAAGCATGGGATGACGATCGAACAGAATTCATTGATTAATAAGACCATGTTACATAGAGAGTCGATAAATGAATTGTGCGCCAGCGATGGCAAAAGTTTAGCTGATCATTCCGCCTTAACCATTGGGTCTGTAGGGGAGAACATTAATATAAGACGGGCGCTATTTATGAGCGTACAACCAGGTGTACATTTGTACGGATGTACCCATCCTACGCCTGTAAATCCAGTTCCACCATCTTTTGGACGATATGGGGCACTGATCGCTTTGAAATCTGAAGAAAGGAAAGAAATTTTGGGATTACAGCTTTGTCAACACGTTATTG GTATGAATCCAGTCAAAGTTGGCGATCCAAGAGTTGATTTCCCTGCTGAAAATATAGACGACGAACTTGTTATGCTGTATCAAGAATTCTTGCTCGATCCCTCTGTGTCTGTACAGCAGTTGTTGCAAAATGAACAGGTTGAAATCTTGGACTTCGTCCGCTTTGAAATGGGCGAAATAGTCGAGGATAGACAAACGCTGGATTCTGTTGAAACTTGTGGTTAA
- the Qua gene encoding villin like protein quail has protein sequence MDFSRRDDRSCRSDDSNGEVFKNIPRNTSTFRIWKIEGLRVTAVTGNNMGCFLSDLAYIIYAVSPKDGPLPYPGMPVKELKSTAVCRVIHFWIGSACDPTISGAAALRAAELDSQVSATILSREAQGRETPRFQAYFRQRLVIEKFHFETPSCKLQRVTGVAVPILTELEKVHWDHFCSRDVILVDVLTKGVIFLWLGSSTDPLHKRHAVSVLETRKKNDNARVIIVDDGYEQTLSDGDQQLFASILDPFTRVVKPDRPHRVNVPTPVKLYRCSEQSGKYKVAELKSGPILRSDLTSESVYLIDRGEAGVWAWVGRDVNAREKLEAIRNARGFVKKKNYSNGVSVVRALEACEPMEMKALIRGWEPTKTRPLTLPLSFEPDYMNERPKMAAECQLVDDGSGERTLWRVTHKEGTILVEDKGIYYAEACYVMCYKYGQGRRSKTIIYCWEGVHSMNADREAALEVACRLAEDTYGQLVKAYQGREPPHLLQIYGGKLKILAGRHRDSPPEKYLVRVFGSTPYTSKAVERPLRSSSLDSSGVFILFSNLPIVWCGLKSTGDAREASRRLAPRNAPLITENNEDDDFWTELGGKGTYGTETIDDGEELEKHLYQCLTEGEMFVGEEVLGYNQSSLFPEAIWLLDAGNMIWMWIGKSAAPKSLKECVRDAMIFLYSHPAGRDRNATISIIKQGTEPSTFIGLFDNWNYNLLREYKTFETFCTLLQDKESLPKIQSLSKSLSDFDSYVKYPLSTLKGDPENLPPGVDVVRKEMHLTFDNFIAIFKMEPDEFVKLPAWKRQRLKQSAGLF, from the exons ATGGATTTCTCTAGACGG GACGACAGAAGCTGCCGTTCCGATGACTCTAACGGTGAAGTTTTCAAAAATATCCCGAGGAACACCAGCACGTTTCGCATTTGGAAAATAGAG GGTTTACGAGTTACGGCTGTCACGGGAAATAATATGGGATGCTTCCTCTCGGATCTGGCATACATTATCTACGCAGTGTCGCCTAAAGACGGGCCGCTTCCTTACCCTGGAATGCCG GTTAAAGAACTGAAATCGACTGCGGTATGCCGGGTGATACACTTCTGGATCGGCTCCGCCTGTGATCCGACAATTTCTGGGGCTGCTGCCCTTCGAGCGGCTGAATTGGACTCGCAGGTCTCCGCGACGATTCTATCCAGAGAGGCGCAGGGACGCGAAACTCCCAGATTTCAGGCTTACTTCCGGCAACGTCTTGTCATCGAAAAGTTTCACTTCGAGACACCGTCGTGCAAGCTGCAGAGAGTAACTGGTGTAGCGGTTCCTATCCTGACCGAACTGGAGAAAGTTCACTGGGACCACTTCTGTTCAAGAGATGTTATTCTCGTAGACGTACTCACCAA GGGTGTCATATTTCTGTGGTTGGGCTCATCAACGGATCCGTTACACAAGCGCCACGCGGTCAGCGTCTTGGAGACGAGGAAAAAGAACGACAACGCTCGTGTCATAATCGTCGATGATGGTTACGAGCAGACGCTATCAGATGGGGACCAACAGTTGTTCGCCAGTATTTTGGATCCTTTTACAAGAGTGGTCAAACCTGATCGCCCCCACCGTGTTAACGTGCCGACCCCGGTTAAACTATACAGATGCAGCGAGCAATCTGGTAAATACAAAGTGGCGGAATTAAAGTCTGGTCCGATACTCCGATCGGACCTGACATCCGAGTCCGTTTACCTAATTGACCGCGGCGAGGCAGGCGTTTGGGCCTGGGTGGGACGCGATGTGAACGCCCGGGAAAAATTAGAAGCGATCCGCAATGCTCGCGGTTTCGTGAAGAAGAAGAACTACAGCAACGGTGTGTCGGTGGTAAGAGCGTTGGAGGCTTGCGAGCCCATGGAAATGAAAGCTCTGATCAGAGGATGGGAACCGACGAAGACAAGACCGCTCACGCTGCCGCTAAGCTTCGAACCCGATTACATGAACGAGAGGCCTAAGATGGCTGCTGAGTGTCAATTAGTGGACGACGGGTCTGGCGAGAGAACTCTTTGGAGGGTAACCCATAAGGAAGGAACGATACTGGTAGAGGATAAAGGAATATACTACGCGGAAGCCTGTTACGTGATGTGCTACAAATATGGGCAAGGACGTAGGAGTAAAACGATT ATTTATTGCTGGGAAGGAGTTCATTCCATGAACGCGGATCGAGAGGCTGCTTTGGAAGTAGCTTGCCGTTTGGCAGAAGACACCTATGGTCAGTTAGTGAAAGCGTATCAAGGCAGAGAACCGCCACATTTGTTGCAAATTTACGGTGGAAAATTGAAAATACTGGCTGGAAGGCATCGTGATTCTC CTCCGGAAAAGTATCTCGTTAGGGTATTCGGATCTACTCCATACACATCGAAAGCAGTTGAACGACCTCTGAGATCTAGTAGCCTGGATTCTAGCGGGGTTTTTATTCTGTTTTCTAATCTACCGATAGTGTGGTGCGGTCTTAAGAGTACTGGCGATGCTAGAGAAGCATCTAGACGTCTTGCGCCCAGGAATGCACCACTGATAACTGAAAATAACGAAGATGATGATTTCTGGACAGAGCTCGGAG GTAAAGGCACTTACGGTACAGAAACTATCGATGACGGTGAAGAACTCGAGAAACACTTGTACCAATGTTTAACAGAAGGTGAAATGTTTGTTGGCGAAGAAGTTCTTGGGTATAATCAGAGCAGCCTCTTTCCAGAAGCTATTTGGCTATTAGACGCTGGAAATATGATATGGATGTGGATTGGAAAGTCTGCTGCTCCTAAATCATTGAAGGAGTGCGTGCGTGATGCAATGATATTTTTGTACAGTCATCCAGCCGGTCGAGATCGAAATGCAACAATTTCTATAATTAAACAAg GTACGGAACCTTCAACATTTATTGGACTTTTCGATAACTGGAATTACAATTTACTAAGAGAATACAAGACATTTGAAACATTTTGCACTCTCTTGCAAGACAAAGAATCGCTGCCGAAAATACAGTCGTTGTCGAAATCATTAAGCGACTTCGATAGTTATGTGAAGTATCCCCTTTCTACGTTGAAAGGTGATCCGGAAAATTTGCCGCCCGGCGTTGACGTTGTCCGTAAAGAGATGCACCTTACTTTCGATAATTTCATTGCGATCTTTAAAATGGAGCCAGATGAGTTTGTAAAACTTCCTGCTTGGAAACGGCAAAGACTAAAACAATCAGCAGGACTTTTCTAA
- the Prosbeta2 gene encoding proteasome beta2 subunit: protein MSSVLVPEIPAPGFSFDLCQRNNFLVKKGFQPPRAVKTGTTIAGIVYKNGVVLGGDTRSTENTIVADKNCSKIHYLAENIYCCGAGTAADTEMTTQMISSQLELHRLNTNRIVPVCTANAMIKQLLFRYQGNIGAALILGGVDLDGPHLYCIYPHGSSDTHMYTSMGTGSLAAMAVFESRWKPDMTEEEAKELVADAIRAGVFNDLASGSNVDLCVIRKGSVDYLRPYDVANVKGQRNISYRYKPGTTAVLSKVVHPIIVEGETVRRIEAEPMDTSS from the exons ATGTCTTCGGTTCTTGTGCCTGAGATTCCAGCTCCTGGATTTTCTTTCGATCTCTGTCAACG AAACAATTTTCTGGTAAAGAAAGGGTTTCAACCACCCAGAGCTGTTAAAACTGGAACAACAATCGCTGGAATTGTTTATAAAAATGGAGTTGTTCTTGGTGGTGATACTAGATCAACAGAAAATACCATAGTTGCTGATAAAAACTGCAGCAAGATACATTATCTCGCTGAAAATATATA TTGTTGCGGTGCTGGAACTGCTGCTGATACAGAAATGACAACTCAAATGATATCCAGCCAATTAGAATTACATCGTTTAAATACTAATCGCATAGTACCAGTTTGTACCGCGAACGCAATGATCAAACAGTTGTTGTTCCGTTACCAAGGCAACATTGGAGCAGCTTTAATATTAGGAGGCGTCGATTTAGATGGACCACATTTATATTGTATTTATCCACATGGATCCTCGGATACGCATATGTATACTAGCATGGGGACTGGGTCGTTAGCTGCTATGGCTGTGTTCGAAAGTAGATGGAAACCCGATATGACG GAGGAAGAAGCTAAAGAATTGGTAGCGGATGCCATTCGTGCTGGTGTATTTAATGACCTGGCATCTGGATCTAACGTAGATTTGTGTGTCATACGTAAGGGCTCTGTTGATTATCTGCGACCTTACGATGTTGCCAATGTTAAAGGACAGCGCAATATatcgtatcgatataaacctggAACCACTGCTGTACTTAGTAAAGTGGTGCATCCAATAATTGTCGAAGGGGAAACTGTTCGTAGAATTGAGGCAGAGCCAATGGACACTTCATCTTAA